A DNA window from Rhodococcus sp. Z13 contains the following coding sequences:
- a CDS encoding exodeoxyribonuclease III, whose amino-acid sequence MRIATFNINGIRAARRRGFEDWLRERTPDVVALQEVRAPAAAIPEGVFGKYHLAYEEGLLPGRNGVGILTLHEPVAVRTWSGTALLRLPGDDHLDLVELDRGPLARGLSEFAREGRYIEVDLAEAPITVASLYLPKGGLPAHLQKPGRMREEPDGGRRYERKMRFLSAFARQLTRTRLAARARGREFLIMGDFNVAHTRYDVRNWRRRGQAEGFLPEERAWFDSLLSPRTLVDVVRSLHPEVDGPYSWWSWLGESFASDSGWRIDYHLATPGLARTAISAGTDRDPAPDRRISDHAPVVVDYDL is encoded by the coding sequence GTGCGGATCGCGACCTTCAACATCAACGGAATCCGCGCGGCCCGGCGACGCGGCTTCGAGGACTGGTTGCGCGAGCGCACCCCCGACGTCGTGGCCCTGCAGGAGGTCCGCGCCCCCGCCGCCGCCATCCCCGAGGGCGTGTTCGGCAAGTACCACCTCGCCTACGAGGAGGGCCTCCTCCCCGGCCGCAACGGCGTGGGGATCCTGACACTCCACGAACCGGTGGCCGTCCGCACCTGGAGCGGCACCGCCCTGCTGCGCCTGCCCGGCGATGACCACCTCGACCTCGTCGAGCTCGACCGGGGGCCGCTCGCGCGCGGGCTCTCCGAATTCGCCCGCGAGGGCCGCTACATCGAGGTGGACCTTGCCGAGGCGCCGATCACCGTCGCGTCGCTCTACCTGCCCAAGGGCGGGCTCCCGGCCCACCTGCAGAAGCCCGGCCGGATGCGGGAGGAACCGGACGGGGGCCGCCGCTACGAACGCAAGATGCGGTTCCTGTCCGCCTTCGCGCGGCAGCTGACCCGCACCCGCCTCGCCGCCCGCGCCCGGGGTCGGGAGTTCCTGATCATGGGGGATTTCAACGTCGCCCACACCCGCTACGACGTGCGCAACTGGCGGCGGCGCGGCCAGGCCGAGGGGTTCCTCCCCGAGGAACGGGCCTGGTTCGACTCGCTGTTGTCGCCGCGCACCCTCGTCGACGTGGTCCGCTCCCTGCACCCCGAGGTCGACGGACCCTATTCGTGGTGGTCGTGGCTGGGCGAATCGTTCGCCTCCGATTCGGGCTGGCGCATCGACTACCACCTCGCCACACCGGGACTGGCCCGCACGGCGATCTCCGCGGGCACCGACCGGGATCCGGCCCCCGACCGGCGGATCAGCGATCACGCCCCCGTCGTGGTGGACTACGACCTCTGA
- a CDS encoding DNA polymerase Y family protein, with product MNARTPARVLALWCPDWPAVAAATEAGLDVTVPIAVFSADRVLACSATARTLGVRRGLRRREAQARCPELHVTRADPDRDARAFEPVVAAIEALAPGVEILRPGLVVLPARGVVRWFGSEETAAETLIDAVAATGVECRIGVADELSTAVLAARHDALVPVGEGAGFLAPLPVSDLAVEPVLAAPERVGTVDLLRRLGIRTIGAFAALSASDVASRFGPDVIAAHRSARALPERPPSRRSIPPELRVELPCDPPVERVDAAAFAGRTLADLLHARLAAAGVACTRLLVTARTEAGEEHARTWRCAEPLTPEGTADRVRWQLDGWLTGRNANRPTAGIIRLSLEPVEVVAAGALQLGLWGGVGDADERARRALVRVQGLLGNEAVCIGVPNGGRGPSERIVLVPVGDEAVPHSDPDAPWPGRLPPPAPALVLHTPPAIRLDDDVGEPVTVTERGLLSGSPARLRWGSRGWTVTGWAGPWPVDECWWDPASARCAARLQVRLGEARALLVLFGADGWRVEGIYD from the coding sequence CCTGTGGTGCCCCGACTGGCCGGCGGTGGCCGCGGCCACCGAGGCCGGACTCGACGTGACCGTCCCGATCGCGGTGTTCTCGGCCGACCGCGTCCTCGCCTGCTCCGCCACGGCCCGCACCCTCGGTGTGCGACGGGGCCTGCGCCGTCGGGAGGCCCAGGCGCGCTGCCCGGAACTGCACGTGACCCGAGCCGATCCCGACCGCGACGCACGCGCATTCGAACCCGTCGTCGCGGCGATCGAGGCTCTGGCCCCCGGCGTGGAGATCCTGCGCCCGGGGCTGGTGGTCCTCCCGGCCCGCGGGGTCGTCCGCTGGTTCGGCTCCGAGGAGACCGCGGCCGAGACCCTGATCGACGCCGTCGCCGCGACCGGCGTGGAGTGCCGCATCGGTGTCGCCGACGAACTGTCCACCGCGGTCCTCGCCGCACGGCACGACGCCCTGGTCCCGGTGGGGGAGGGCGCGGGATTCCTCGCGCCGCTGCCGGTCTCCGACCTCGCGGTGGAACCGGTGCTGGCGGCGCCCGAACGCGTCGGGACGGTGGACCTGTTGCGGCGTCTCGGGATCCGCACGATCGGTGCGTTCGCGGCGCTGTCCGCCTCCGACGTCGCGTCGCGGTTCGGTCCCGACGTGATCGCCGCGCACCGCAGCGCGCGGGCGCTGCCCGAACGGCCCCCCTCGCGACGGTCGATCCCTCCGGAGCTGCGGGTCGAGCTGCCCTGCGATCCGCCCGTGGAGCGGGTGGATGCCGCGGCGTTCGCCGGCCGTACTCTCGCCGATCTGCTGCACGCCCGGCTCGCCGCCGCCGGGGTGGCGTGCACGCGGCTGCTCGTGACCGCCCGCACCGAGGCGGGTGAGGAACACGCGCGCACCTGGCGCTGCGCCGAACCGCTCACCCCGGAGGGCACCGCCGACCGGGTGCGCTGGCAGCTCGACGGCTGGCTCACCGGCCGCAACGCGAACCGGCCCACCGCGGGCATCATCCGGCTGAGCCTGGAACCGGTGGAGGTCGTCGCCGCCGGAGCGCTGCAGCTGGGCCTGTGGGGTGGGGTCGGCGACGCCGACGAGCGGGCCCGGCGGGCGCTGGTCCGCGTCCAGGGCCTGCTCGGCAACGAGGCGGTGTGCATCGGGGTGCCGAACGGCGGCCGGGGCCCGAGCGAACGCATCGTCCTCGTGCCGGTGGGCGACGAAGCGGTCCCGCACTCCGACCCCGACGCTCCCTGGCCGGGCCGGCTGCCGCCCCCGGCCCCCGCGCTGGTGCTGCACACACCCCCCGCGATCCGGCTGGACGACGACGTGGGAGAGCCGGTGACGGTGACCGAGCGCGGACTGCTCAGCGGGTCACCCGCTCGGCTGCGATGGGGAAGTCGTGGTTGGACGGTGACCGGATGGGCGGGACCGTGGCCGGTGGACGAGTGCTGGTGGGATCCGGCCTCGGCCCGGTGCGCTGCCCGCCTGCAGGTGCGGCTCGGGGAAGCGCGGGCCCTGCTGGTGCTCTTCGGCGCCGACGGCTGGCGGGTGGAAGGGATCTACGACTGA
- a CDS encoding alcohol dehydrogenase catalytic domain-containing protein: protein MRITGAVLEEIGRPRPYRRSTPLGVGTLDLEPPGPGEVLVEIECAGVCHSDLSVVDGNRVRPVPMLLGHEAAGRIVELGDGVAGPTVGQRVVTTFLPRCGDCEGCASDGIRPCLPGSAANAAGTLLAGGRRLHRAGSEVHHHLGVSAFATHAVLDARSLVPVEDDVPAEVAALMGCAVLTGGGAVVNAARPAAGETLAVVGLGGVGMAAVLVALAHEDVTVVAVDTSRDKRDTARSLGATHVFSPDEALAQGIRARAVVEAAGSVPALDTAVALTGPGGTTVTVGLPSPDARLEISPAALVGEGRSLVGSYLGSAVPARDIPRFVDMWRQGRLPVERLVTDHLPLARINEGMDALAEGTALRQIVTMR, encoded by the coding sequence GTGCGGATCACGGGTGCAGTGCTGGAGGAGATCGGGCGGCCACGCCCGTACAGGCGGTCCACGCCGCTCGGGGTGGGCACGCTGGATCTGGAGCCGCCGGGCCCGGGCGAGGTGCTCGTCGAGATCGAATGCGCCGGGGTGTGCCACTCCGATCTGTCCGTCGTCGACGGCAACCGGGTACGTCCGGTGCCCATGCTGCTCGGGCACGAGGCGGCCGGGCGCATCGTCGAACTGGGCGACGGGGTCGCAGGACCGACGGTCGGGCAGCGGGTCGTCACGACCTTCCTGCCGCGCTGCGGGGACTGCGAGGGCTGCGCGAGCGACGGCATCCGGCCCTGCCTCCCGGGATCGGCGGCGAACGCCGCGGGGACACTGCTGGCGGGTGGCCGGCGTCTGCACCGCGCCGGCAGCGAGGTGCACCACCATCTCGGGGTGTCGGCCTTCGCCACGCACGCCGTCCTCGACGCCCGCTCCCTCGTACCGGTCGAGGACGACGTCCCGGCCGAGGTGGCCGCGCTCATGGGCTGCGCGGTGCTCACCGGTGGTGGTGCGGTGGTCAACGCGGCCCGTCCCGCCGCCGGGGAGACACTCGCCGTGGTCGGGCTCGGCGGGGTGGGCATGGCCGCGGTGCTCGTGGCCCTCGCCCACGAGGACGTCACCGTGGTCGCGGTGGACACCTCCCGGGACAAGCGGGACACGGCCCGGTCGCTGGGCGCGACGCACGTGTTCTCCCCCGACGAGGCCCTCGCGCAGGGCATCCGGGCGAGGGCCGTGGTGGAGGCGGCCGGCAGCGTGCCCGCGTTGGACACGGCGGTCGCGCTCACCGGGCCGGGCGGCACGACGGTGACGGTGGGCCTGCCCTCCCCCGACGCCCGGCTGGAGATCTCCCCCGCCGCGCTCGTCGGTGAGGGCCGGTCGCTGGTGGGCAGTTATCTCGGGTCCGCGGTGCCGGCCCGGGACATCCCCCGGTTCGTCGACATGTGGCGGCAGGGACGGCTCCCGGTGGAACGGCTCGTCACCGATCACCTGCCGCTGGCGAGGATCAACGAGGGCATGGACGCCCTCGCCGAAGGCACCGCGCTGCGCCAGATCGTCACCATGCGGTGA
- a CDS encoding MMPL family transporter: MNRWAQFVVARSRWVLAFVLLVVLVAGAWGVGVFGKLSGTGYYDPDSEAVKVEQIIYDTFGSQAADIIALYTAPEGRTVDDIRPDVERTLDEFLEQVPAESIQTYWTAPPPMNQLLLSTDQRSVAASITLGANSGLTNATFPAALDLLEVPGVESQFAGNTVVAVEFTDTLEHDLVRSELIAVPITLVLLVFIFGGVIAAAVPVFVGVLAIFSSLATLRLLSNFTEVSSYALNITSLIGLGLAIDYGLFIVGRFREELAAGKDVPTAVGRTMATAGHTVMFSAALLICAFAGMLVFPQAVLRSLGLGAMAAVLGAAVLSLTAVPAVLTMLGHRINAWTWDREASTRSEARARRFWGGVVRKVVRRPALIAVVITAGLLVVASPVLKAGFGEIEYTALPEDSAARAATQTLLDEFPSTGNGATLVLQGEGGQAPGSDAVRTVSSAVAKVDGISQTVIVGQEGDVVVLQALYGQGVDGTERATEITHELRALPAPDGTDLLVGGGRALVDDSNRAVSEALPWMIAVMVVSTLVLLFLAFGSVALPIKAVLMAGLSLAATFGVLTWVFQLGHGASLLHVVPSAMEPTFVVLILAVVFGLSTDYEVFLMSRMMEARAAGATTVEAVEYGISRTGRIVTAAALLLIVVTGAFTVSGLSIMRFLGVGMIVALIVDATIVRMLLVPSLVKLMGEANWWAPAWMKKVHAKVGLGH; encoded by the coding sequence GTGAATCGCTGGGCCCAGTTCGTCGTCGCCAGGAGCCGATGGGTCCTCGCATTCGTGTTGCTCGTGGTGCTCGTCGCCGGCGCATGGGGCGTGGGTGTGTTCGGCAAGTTGTCCGGGACCGGCTACTACGATCCGGACAGCGAGGCCGTGAAGGTCGAGCAGATCATCTACGACACCTTCGGTTCACAGGCCGCGGACATCATCGCGCTCTACACCGCCCCCGAGGGCCGCACCGTCGACGACATCCGTCCCGACGTCGAACGGACCCTCGACGAGTTCCTCGAACAGGTCCCGGCCGAGTCGATCCAGACCTACTGGACCGCCCCACCACCGATGAACCAGCTGCTGCTGTCGACGGACCAGCGCAGTGTCGCCGCGTCCATCACCCTCGGTGCGAACTCGGGGCTGACGAACGCGACCTTCCCCGCCGCCCTCGACCTGCTCGAGGTGCCCGGGGTGGAGTCGCAGTTCGCGGGCAACACCGTCGTGGCCGTCGAGTTCACCGACACCCTCGAGCACGATCTGGTCCGGTCCGAGCTCATCGCCGTCCCGATCACGCTGGTGCTGCTCGTGTTCATCTTCGGTGGGGTGATCGCCGCGGCCGTGCCGGTGTTCGTGGGTGTGCTGGCGATCTTCTCCTCCCTCGCGACGCTGCGGTTGCTGTCGAACTTCACCGAGGTGTCCTCGTACGCCCTCAACATCACGTCGCTGATCGGCCTGGGCTTGGCCATCGACTACGGGTTGTTCATCGTCGGCCGTTTCCGTGAGGAACTCGCGGCGGGCAAGGACGTCCCCACCGCGGTCGGACGCACGATGGCGACGGCCGGCCACACCGTCATGTTCTCCGCGGCCCTGCTGATCTGCGCGTTCGCCGGCATGCTCGTCTTCCCGCAGGCGGTCCTGCGGTCGCTCGGTCTCGGCGCGATGGCCGCTGTGCTCGGTGCCGCCGTGCTGTCGCTGACCGCGGTGCCGGCCGTGCTGACGATGCTCGGTCACCGGATCAACGCCTGGACCTGGGACCGGGAGGCGTCCACCCGCAGCGAGGCGCGCGCCCGGCGGTTCTGGGGCGGCGTGGTCCGCAAGGTCGTGCGCCGGCCCGCCCTCATCGCCGTCGTCATCACCGCTGGTCTGCTCGTCGTCGCCTCCCCGGTGTTGAAGGCCGGTTTCGGCGAGATCGAGTACACCGCGCTGCCCGAGGACAGTGCGGCCCGTGCCGCCACCCAGACCCTGCTCGACGAGTTCCCGAGTACCGGCAACGGTGCGACGCTCGTGCTGCAGGGTGAGGGCGGGCAGGCTCCCGGCAGCGATGCGGTGCGCACGGTGTCCAGCGCGGTCGCCAAGGTCGACGGCATCTCGCAGACGGTGATCGTGGGACAGGAAGGCGACGTCGTCGTCCTCCAGGCCCTCTACGGCCAGGGCGTGGACGGCACCGAGCGGGCCACCGAGATCACCCACGAACTGCGGGCCCTTCCCGCACCCGACGGCACCGATCTGCTGGTCGGCGGCGGCCGGGCCCTCGTCGACGACTCGAACCGGGCCGTCTCCGAGGCCCTGCCCTGGATGATCGCGGTCATGGTGGTCTCGACGTTGGTGCTGCTGTTCCTGGCGTTCGGGTCCGTGGCGCTGCCGATCAAGGCGGTGCTCATGGCCGGGCTGAGCCTGGCCGCGACCTTCGGTGTGCTGACCTGGGTGTTCCAGCTGGGGCACGGGGCGTCGCTGCTGCATGTGGTGCCGTCCGCGATGGAACCGACCTTCGTCGTGCTGATCCTCGCCGTGGTGTTCGGTCTGTCGACCGACTACGAGGTCTTCCTCATGTCGCGGATGATGGAGGCCCGTGCGGCCGGGGCGACGACGGTGGAAGCCGTCGAGTACGGCATCTCCCGCACGGGGCGCATCGTGACGGCCGCGGCCCTGCTGCTGATCGTGGTGACGGGCGCGTTCACCGTCTCCGGCCTGTCGATCATGCGGTTCCTCGGGGTGGGCATGATCGTCGCGCTGATCGTCGACGCGACGATCGTGCGCATGCTGCTCGTGCCGTCGCTGGTCAAGCTCATGGGTGAGGCCAACTGGTGGGCTCCGGCGTGGATGAAGAAGGTGCACGCGAAGGTCGGGCTCGGGCACTGA
- a CDS encoding sucrase ferredoxin, producing the protein MSAPTCSVLSARDEPLAGTAATAPGYVCLEMPSGWGRDVLDGTALGADLVGELSALAKAADVRILFIRRPGRDVVRPTRTVLLARTEPGSTWCERLEITDPAELRGIVPRVVAGPAPGIGAAQTDPVALVCAHGKRDRCCAVLGRPVAAALAEELGQDVWECSHTGGHRFAPSMILLPTGYTYGRLDAADSLAAVRAAREGRVHPAGLRGRSTWNAVGQVAELAVREAIGEHVLDALTVEDGPVVRHRDGRTWRVGVETSELPARPASCGADPKPVRPVIATTVTPL; encoded by the coding sequence GTGAGCGCTCCGACCTGTTCCGTCCTGTCCGCCCGCGACGAACCGCTGGCCGGCACCGCCGCGACGGCCCCCGGTTACGTCTGCCTCGAGATGCCGTCCGGATGGGGACGCGACGTGCTCGACGGCACCGCCCTCGGCGCCGACCTGGTCGGCGAACTGTCCGCTCTCGCGAAGGCCGCGGACGTGCGGATCCTGTTCATCCGCCGCCCGGGACGCGACGTGGTGCGCCCGACGCGGACGGTCCTGCTCGCCCGCACCGAGCCGGGTTCCACCTGGTGCGAACGGCTCGAGATCACCGACCCCGCGGAACTGCGCGGGATCGTCCCCCGCGTGGTGGCCGGTCCGGCGCCCGGCATCGGCGCCGCGCAGACCGATCCGGTCGCGCTGGTGTGTGCCCACGGCAAGCGCGACCGCTGCTGCGCCGTCCTCGGCCGGCCCGTCGCCGCGGCGCTCGCCGAGGAGCTCGGCCAGGACGTCTGGGAGTGCTCGCACACCGGCGGGCACCGGTTCGCGCCGTCGATGATCCTGCTGCCCACCGGCTACACCTACGGCCGGCTCGACGCGGCCGACAGTCTCGCCGCGGTCCGGGCGGCGCGCGAGGGCCGGGTGCATCCCGCCGGGTTGCGGGGACGCAGCACGTGGAACGCGGTCGGGCAGGTCGCGGAACTCGCGGTGCGTGAGGCGATCGGGGAGCACGTCCTCGACGCGCTCACCGTCGAGGACGGACCCGTGGTGCGCCACCGGGACGGCCGCACGTGGCGGGTCGGGGTGGAGACCTCGGAGCTGCCCGCGCGACCCGCGAGCTGCGGTGCCGACCCCAAGCCGGTGCGCCCGGTGATCGCCACGACCGTCACCCCGCTGTAG
- a CDS encoding alpha/beta fold hydrolase translates to MRAPVLTAAPNGVALAYREFAAPGRTDPVPVVLVHGLGGDGRTWTRFARGLVRAGRRVVTVDLRGHGRSARAASYRFDEFAADVAGLCLHLGVDAVDIVGHSLGGHVGSLVAQRNPGLVRRLVLEEAPLPLREGDPVPQVPAHRPTPAELWYAATSMVLNPRAVTAFDRSMTDSVVTQFHTPNPLWWQHLPQLDSPTLLLRGVRRGSMVDPRLLAAAVEEIPAATVREIGCGHSIHRDRARDFEAAVLPFLTDRTVP, encoded by the coding sequence ATGAGAGCTCCCGTCCTCACCGCCGCGCCGAACGGTGTCGCCCTCGCGTACCGCGAGTTCGCGGCACCCGGCCGGACCGATCCCGTGCCGGTGGTCCTGGTGCACGGCCTCGGCGGGGACGGGCGCACCTGGACCCGGTTCGCCCGCGGCCTGGTCCGGGCCGGCCGCCGCGTCGTCACGGTCGACCTGCGCGGGCACGGACGCAGTGCCCGCGCAGCGTCGTACCGGTTCGACGAGTTCGCCGCCGACGTCGCCGGGCTGTGCCTGCACCTCGGGGTCGACGCCGTGGACATCGTCGGGCACTCGCTCGGTGGACATGTGGGTTCGCTTGTCGCGCAACGCAACCCGGGGCTCGTGCGGCGTCTCGTCCTCGAGGAGGCGCCGCTGCCGCTGCGCGAGGGTGATCCCGTGCCGCAGGTCCCCGCGCACCGCCCCACCCCGGCCGAACTGTGGTACGCCGCGACCAGCATGGTGCTCAACCCGCGGGCGGTCACGGCCTTCGACCGGTCCATGACCGACTCGGTCGTCACCCAGTTCCACACCCCGAATCCGCTCTGGTGGCAACACCTTCCGCAGCTCGACTCGCCCACCCTGCTGCTGCGCGGAGTGCGACGTGGCAGCATGGTCGATCCGCGTCTGCTGGCCGCGGCCGTCGAGGAGATCCCGGCCGCGACGGTGCGGGAGATCGGATGCGGGCACAGCATCCACCGCGACCGTGCCCGCGACTTCGAGGCGGCGGTGCTGCCGTTCCTCACCGACCGCACCGTTCCCTAG